The following are from one region of the Magallana gigas chromosome 4, xbMagGiga1.1, whole genome shotgun sequence genome:
- the LOC105344926 gene encoding uncharacterized protein, which produces MLLLASLLGLNLTSFALGCGPFIQHDQNRFCRSDLAFTGFVLQSTEREMESVFLIQLTSNLKGRIALPGQLLTIYGRGSANSCGPHRLNRLQGHIIYVGRSEFPDEAPRYVIHEHHDFNLVQLNSITNYDCSCEVEIDLPQQPLQGSTVPPGDKCVITENEYDCRFRQGYCSRRRSFLGGDRCRWTVPNTVCPRR; this is translated from the exons ATGTTGCTTCTCGCTAGTTTGCTTGGACTAAATCTGACGAGTTTTGCTCTCGGATGTGGGCCTTTTATACAGCATGACCAAAACAGATTTTGCCGGTCCGACTTAG cgTTCACTGGATTCGTTCTACAGTCCACAGAGAGAGAAATGGAGTCTGTTTTTCTGATTCAGCTTACTTCAAATCTAAAG GGTCGGATAGCTCTACCCGGACAACTGCTTACTATATATGGTAGGGGATCTGCGAACTCTTGTGGACCCCACCGACTAAACCGTCTCCAGGGTCATATCATATACG TCGGCCGTAGTGAGTTCCCGGATGAAGCACCACGTTATGTAATTCATGAACATCACGATTTTAACCTGGTCCAGCTTAACAGCATAACTAATTACGACTGCTCTTGTGAG gTTGAGATTGATCTTCCTCAACAGCCACTCCAAGGGAGCACAGTGCCCCCCGGGGACAAGTGCGTGATCACGGAGAATGAATACGACTGTCGGTTCCGACAGGGATACTGTTCCCGCCGGCGCTCGTTCCTGGGAGGAGATAGATGTAGGTGGACAGTACCAAACACTGTATGCCCCCGCAGATAG
- the LOC105344925 gene encoding sterile alpha motif domain-containing protein 3 translates to MSQKPKRKAAMMTAEVVPGSSTQVAKEVAKSELLAPQEKKPKVSEKGDSASTKEETEEEMQRYLDDTFEGRRAFVTEEMPTILILREHFPQLFKGRQMLAEFQRITGLDIDHLIQEYCVKYASTVISLGRQTPGSGGLLKQAESVRQQNLALKQYWDMVTALCLIPLLLKENLVEMVREVGPEEEVDPRGKIVPILISKGSIFKSDEFVLIIEEEVVQEFEEFTIALGTLFSAYWVFNMQYPRTLNHTYNFIQKAILHLRDGTPFPPLCKQLVQKIQKACSQGKSAT, encoded by the coding sequence ATGTCACAAAAACCAAAGCGTAAAGCGGCCATGATGACTGCGGAGGTTGTCCCAGGATCCTCCACTCAAGTTGCGAAGGAAGTCGCAAAGTCAGAGCTACTAGCCCCGCAGGAGAAAAAGCCAAAAGTCTCCGAAAAAGGTGACTCGGCCTCCACAAAGGAAGAGACGGAAGAAGAGATGCAAAGGTACTTGGACGACACGTTCGAAGGCAGGCGTGCGTTTGTGACGGAGGAAATGCCAACCATTTTAATTCTCCGAGAACATTTCCCACAGCTGTTTAAAGGGAGACAAATGTTGGCAGAGTTCCAGAGAATCACGGGGCTGGACATCGATCACCTGATACAAGAGTACTGCGTGAAGTACGCGTCCACTGTAATCAGCCTGGGGCGACAGACTCCGGGCTCCGGGGGTCTACTCAAACAGGCTGAGTCAGTCAGACAACAGAATCTCGCCCTGAAGCAGTACTGGGACATGGTGACCGCTCTGTGCCTGATTCCCCTGCTACTGAAGGAGAACCTGGTGGAGATGGTGAGGGAAGTCGGGCCGGAGGAAGAGGTGGACCCCCGGGGGAAAATTGTCCCCATCCTCATCTCCAAGGGCTCGATATTCAAGAGTGACGAGTTTGTGCTGATCATCGAGGAAGAAGTGGTGCAAGAGTTTGAGGAGTTTACGATCGCGCTGGGGACGCTGTTTTCGGCATACTGGGTGTTTAACATGCAGTACCCCCGGACATTGAACCACACGTATAATTTCATACAGAAGGCCATTTTACACCTGAGGGATGGCACACCGTTTCCTCCGCTATGTAAACAGTTGGTGCAGAAGATACAAAAGGCTTGTTCCCAAGGAAAATCAGCTACGTAG
- the LOC105344931 gene encoding uncharacterized protein: MTARKAQRSWCFLILFCIIPSSPQQCVTTDFKKKVSGKLNENSFKPLFSIQENSYGILFHKCLYYCEQDKRCIGFQICKVSESLFQCQICCHWRKIVGYTVTKTPDCKYFEKEFNFATNLARNKTTTLSSTLEGHISSNAVDGNTDCDEENSTAASRNTFKPHLLIQLDGTYTIERIVIHAKLLELKYDLGAGLTNTLSLADNIVVNITDETMNRTHECGGKYPGPTGTRDVILFLCPPGTRGNSITVKKIKKSFLMNLCEVEAYGHM; encoded by the exons ATGACAGCAAGGAAGGCGCAGAGAAGTTggtgttttcttattttattctgcATTATTCCTAGTTCTCCCCAGCAATGTGTGACCACAGACTTTAAAAAGAAGGTCAGCGGCAAACTGAATGAAAATTCTTTCAAGCCTCTGTTTTCTATACAAGAGAACAGTTATGGGATACTGTTTCACAAATGCTTGTATTATTGTGAACAGGACAAACGGTGCATTGGGTTTCAGATCTGCAAAGTGTCCGAGAGTTTGTTTCAATGTCAAATATGCTGCCATTGGAGGAAAATTGTTGGGTACACTGTTACAAAAACGCCTgactgtaaatattttgaaaag GAATTCAACTTTGCAACAAATT TAGCGAGAAATAAAACAACCACATTAAGCTCCACACTTGAAGGTCACATTTCATCCAACGCTGTGGACGGAAACACAGATTGCGATGAGGAGAATTCAACAGCTGCCTCAAGAAACACATTTAAACCACATCTTTTAATTCAGCTGGATGGTACATACACTATAGAAAGAATAGTTATCCACGCTAAGCTGCTCGAACTTA AATACGATTTAGGCGCTGGACTTACCAATACCTTAAGTCTAGCAGATAACATCGTTGTTAACATTACCGACGAGACGATGAACCGCACACATGAATGTGGAGGAAAATATCCGGGTCCAACCGGTACCCGTGACGTCATCCTCTTCTTGTGTCCACCTGGAACACGTGGCAACAGCATCACGgtcaagaaaataaaaaaaagttttctgatGAATTTGTGTGAAGTTGAGGCGTATGGAcatatgtaa